ATCCTGACCATCAAAGGCGAGAAGAAGAAGGAAGAGGAAGAAAAAGGCGAACACTTTTATCATTGCGAGAGGTACTGCGGCTCTTTCCAGCGTTCGTTCCGACTCCCTGTTGACGTACAGAGTGATAAGATCGAGGCGACATTTGACAAGGGTGTCTTGAAGATAACTCTTCCCAAAGCCGAGGAGGCGAAGAAAAAGAAAATCGAGATCAAGGTCAAATGAAAAAGCACGTGGCCCTCCCCGGGGTTTGAATGATGAAATGGAAGCGTGTACAAAAGGAGGTAACTCATGAAAAGATTATGCTACATCATCGCGCCCTTCTTGACCGTGATTTTTGTCTTGTATTTTTCTGGCGCCCAAGGTATGGCGAAGGAAAAGGTTTACCAGATGAAAGGGCAGATAACCGCCATTGACACGGCCTACAGCACGGTGGTCATTGAAATCCCATTGGAAGGAAAGATGTTTACCGTAGGCGGGCCGCTATCCCCCCAGGCCATTTTGCAGAAACGCGGGCAATCGGCAACCTTAGAGGATTTTATGTTGGGAGATGAGGTTGTGGTCAAGTGGAAGGCCACCGAAGAGGGGCATATCATTGAAATGATGAAATCCAACTAGAAAGTGAGCAATAATGGGAAACAATAAGGTCCGAACAATCGGGATTCTCACAGGAGGCGGTGACGTTCCAGGCCTGAATCCATGCATCAAGGCCATCGTTTGCCGGGCGATTGACGAGGGGATGGGGGTTTTCGGCATAAGAAGAGGATGGGCAGGCCTTGTAGAATACAATATTGAAGATGAAAGCACTCACGATGTCAACGTGATAGCTATGGATAAGGCCATGGTGAGAACGATTGACCGGTCAGGCGGCACCATTTTGCACACGTCACGCACGAATCCCGGCGCGGTAAAAAAGAGCGAAATGCCAAGTTTCTTAGACGCCCATCCCACGGCTGACAAAACTGATGTAACCCCTCATATTTTAAGCAATTTGGAACATCTTGGTATCGATCTATTGGTCCCCATTGGCGGGGACGATACCTTGAGCTAT
The sequence above is a segment of the Deltaproteobacteria bacterium genome. Coding sequences within it:
- a CDS encoding Hsp20/alpha crystallin family protein, which gives rise to MELTPWEPFGELGSLRREADRLWNRFLGGRPFPRIFSEEWAPSADISETQDNLVIKADLPGLEAKDVDVSVSGDILTIKGEKKKEEEEKGEHFYHCERYCGSFQRSFRLPVDVQSDKIEATFDKGVLKITLPKAEEAKKKKIEIKVK